From the Calonectris borealis chromosome 15, bCalBor7.hap1.2, whole genome shotgun sequence genome, the window CAGACCAGCTGACGTAGGACTTCTGCAGTGTCGCTTGCTCCCTTGTGGGGAGATAGGCTGGTTGTGACATTTCCTTCTAACCATTTAAAGAACATGGATGAGAGTCCTACTGAGAGTCCTCCTCTCGTGTCCCCAAAGGTGAACTAAGTCTTCGGTATAACTCTGCAAGGAGTTTTGTCTCTAGATCACATTTGGCCTTAAAGAAGGAGAGCAATCACCATCACCAACCAAATGTTCCCACAGCAGATCTTCAAGGACAGAGCACACCAGTACCTGGCACTAGTGATATCTTTCAGCACaatcttttatctttttgaatGTTTTAGCCATAAAAGCCAAGAATGACAGACAACAGCATGGCAGTCCCCAGATAACAACCGCTGCTCTGTCATTTAAGTGGTGTAAGCAGAGTTATTAGTGTGTGGAAATCTCTTGGCATTCAGagcaagatgaaaagaaagatgaaaacaacTCTGGAAAAGATCCAGAGAGAAGCTGATagcatatgtttcttttttcctgacgctgcttccttttttcagtgttttattgGACAAACGTTTCCGGGCTGAATGTAAGAATTACGGGGTGATTATTCCGTACCCACCATCCAACCGCTACGAAACACTGCTCAAGCAGAGGCATGTCCAGGTACAGCGTAAGCAGTAGATACCAGTACTCATAGCTCTTGGTCTATTATCCTTTAGTTGGTGGGTGGCATCCTAGTACTGGGCTCAATTGAGCTGAAATGAGAAGGGTTGAACCTGTTTCTGACACGCCGCACTCATGCTGGGGCCCAAGGGGAAAATGAGTTACGCTCCacatttccctccttccttcttaaGTAACAGTAAACTCAACCAAAGCATTTGCATCACCACTTTCACGTTTAAGCAGATTTGgatgtttggttttaatttgtgtctgttaaaaaaaaaaaagtaccttttcCCCATCTGTATATAACATGCAAatatcttctcttcttttcccagtTGCTGGGTAGATCGATTGACCTGAACAGGCTCATTACCCAACGTATCTCAGCAGCGATGTACAAATCGTTAGACCAGGCCATTAGCCGCTTTGAGAGTGAGGACCTGACATCCATAGTGGTAAGAACTGTTATTAACTGAGAGTATGAATAGAGAGAATAATACACTGCTATGGATACACAGTCAACTGTCTTCTGCTTCAAGTCCCACCTACAGTAGGTTTCAGCCAGCCATGTATTCTCCTTTATGCTGCTGAGTCTCTACTATTTCTATTTATGCAGCTTTAATTGCATTATTATTGAACCATTAAGTATCTGTGTAAATCATAAGGTGACAGTCAGCAGTTAGATTTTGCAGAGCTCGTATAAGAGAGTCCTGTAACCTGTGTGAAGGAAATCTTGACTTTAATTCCCCCTGTTGGATGAAGGTGGCTGAGACATCGTTTGTGTGTGTACAGGATTTGCTGTCTTTGATACATTACAGAGGCATCAAAGTCAAGTAGTGTAAAATTACCAGTTTCCACCTTTGGAGGATTCTGATGTGAAAGCCAGCCAGTGCTCAGTGGGgaacaaattaattttgcttcCTGCAGGTTTACGAGATACTGGACCAGGACCCCCTTGAGTGGAAGTGCAATTAGCCTCGGCCACCGAGTTAAATTGATGTCTTTAGCATTTGCTATATCCTCACCTGAAAAGTTCTGTGTGGGTGTGGATATAAAATCATTCCCTTGGCAAATAAATCAGCTGTTTCTATTGTCATCTTGGTAACATgttgcatctgctgctgctttatgtgctgcaggagctggagtgGCTCTTGGAAATAAATCGCCTGACTCACAGGTTGCTGTGCAAGCACATGACTCTGGACAGCTTTGATGCCATGTTCCGGGAGGCCAACCACAACGTCTCCGCACCCTACGGGCGCATCACCCTCCACGTCTTCTGGGAGCTCAACTTTGACTTTCTACCCAACTACTGCTACAATGGATCCACCAACAggtgaggaggaaaagcaaggcaGGAGGCACCTGGagaccctgcttttctttctgaaatgtcaAACCTGCCACATAAAATTCACATGCATTGCACTGAGGTTTGCGTTCCCTATGGGATGCAACAGTTACACTTTAAATGAAGTTAAAGCCCACCAGCTCCCCTTGGCCTTGAAAATGTTAGTGACAAATTCAAGCAACAAAGTTGGACAGTGATTGCAAGCAACTGAGCTAGTTTGGTATAGAGGCTTGGTTTactgagcagcagagctgtggtaGCTGCTCATATATGGGCTTCTTGCCTGCCCCAAAGGAGAATAAACCCCACCTTTGGTAGGTTAAACTGACGTTTTACACCATCAATAGATTGGGGCCGGAGTTTGCATTCCAGTTCATGTAGCTCAGGGGATGAATTGCTAATTAGTCTGCAACTGCAGTTCATCCCAGACCACGCCATACCTGTACTCAACACAGTTAACCTGGCTCTGACCGCTTTCCTCCCCATTTCCCATGCCCTCACAGGTTTGTGAGGACAGCAATCCCGTTCACACAGGAACCCCAGCGGGACAAGCCAGCCAATGTTCAGCCGTATTACCTCTACGGATCCAAGGTCAGTAAATGAGCCACAACAGCCAGAAGGGGTGGATGTTGGAAGTATTTATTtaggaagaaagaaatgcaagaactAGTTCATTAACAGAATGGCGGGTGCAAATGTGCAGGGTCACGTTGCCATGTGAAACCAAAAAGCCATGCAAGAAGCGGATTCGGTGTGCTTTTGCTATTGCTTTCCCGTATTCTTCTCCATAACATGCCTATGTTAGGGGATGCTGACATTGCTCCGTGCTTGGTGTTGGCACTGAGATCAAGTCACATCCATCTAAATGCGCAGAGAGGAGAGCGAGTTGGAGCTCCGAAGCAGTGCTCCTCCCCGAGGAAGGTACCACTTCAGGAATCCCATTTGTAGTTCAAAATGGAAATTGCTAAAATACTTGTGTGTGCAAATATAGACTACTTAATGCTGACAAAAAGCTCTTTTGTCAGGCTGCGATGACTGTTTACAAAGGCGTTCTGAGGGCTTGGGGTGTGGTGCTAATGGAAGATCACTCAAGTGTGAAACTGCTTGAGTGGAGTTTATTTCTTGTGCACGTTGATTAATGACTCTGAAGTGAACCTACAGCACTGATGCAGATTAGCTGATGACACTACAGTCAGCTGAGCCTGGCTGTTCCCAGAGAGCTGacttggtttctttttaaaaaaccctcagcaaATGAGAATATTTTTGTCACTTGACAAAAATCTTTCTCCCTGCGACCAATGTCCCCGCCTCATGTTCTACCCTCAAACAAACAGCCCCCATGGACGCACTGATAGTCCAGTTGGCAAGAGCTGGGAAAGAGCAGCACGAACCAAACCTCTAAGCAGGGTCTCCCTCTATTTTGCTCATTGAAGGCCATGCTGCGGCAAGATGGCCCTTTTATCGTCGCtggttttataggaaaaaaagcagtggggGGAGCTGTACGGACTCTCCCTCATGAAACTGGAGCTTCTCATTAGCACAGTGGTCATGGGGACTTCCAGAAGCTCCTCTCTCAGTCCGTCGTTCAGTGGACCCTCCGGCGAGCTGCTGCCTTCACCCACTTCTTCGGGGCTGGCGTCGGGATGCTTCAGCCTCGCAGCCTGGTGGCACCGTGCAGACCAGAACTGCAGGCAGCCGTAGGCCAGGAGAGCAAtgaagcagaggagcagcaggctgctCACCATCCACATGGAGGTGGTAGGTTCGTGCTTAGAGCCGCCAAAAACCAGGGGGGTTTTGTCCAGAGTATGGAACGTGGTGCAGTGGTTGCTGGAGGGGTAAGAGTTCTTGCAGGTGATGCAGAGGACGTAGATGGTGGATGGCGTGAGTCGGTGGAGGACAAGGGAGCTGAGGGGATGAGGAACTCGCTCCTCGCGATGGAAGTTTTGGCGTAAATAGCCGGCGAAGACGCTGTTCCAGTTGGGGCGGTACATGACATGGTAGTAGTTCTCTGGACAGGGGCTGTGCATGGCCCAGGAGACGGTGGCACTGGTGTAAGTGATGTTGTGCACTTCGATGTTCATCGTGCCCCTGTAACCAGATGCAGGGAGAGGCTGAGTTTCCCGATTCGTGTACAGGCTGAAAGGCCACTCACATCAGTGAAGTTTTTCCACTGGCTTTACTGGCCCTTAGATTGGACTCAGGACTATGCCTGGCTAGCTTAGATTAGATGCTACGTCTTAGATGGCTAAAATTATGGTAGATGAATCCTGCTGGTGCCCAGACTACTGTATCACCCTGCTTCATGACCAGAAAAAACAACTGGGACATAGGGTGCACTTTATGCTCtagttagatttttaaaaaatctcttctttttgaCTGGTTGTCTATTATAGGAagcttttttagctttttgtttCCCATGGAATAGAAAGGATAGTGCAAATGTGATTAACATAAACTGATCATTAAGTTAGCTCCAGCTGCCTTGCAGAGCTTCCAATAGATATTTTGATTTTACACAGCTTttcaaatgctatttaaaaagctgtataaTGATTAATTTACTGGTTTAAGCTGTTGCTGCATTTTCTATATCTAACTTGTTGCTTACCAGTGTATAAACTCTTTCTGTTCCTACAGCATCTCACACCGTAATATCAGGATCTTAAATGTGAAACCTGAAGGCTGGTGAAATATAAAATCAATGCCTTTAGGGAAGTACAAATACATGAATAATAAGTACAAAGCTCTCCCCCAGATACAAGACACTGACCACTAACAAACTACTGTTTAATAACAGCCACAAATCACTTCAGTACATCACTCCTTTAGATCCCCAAAGTGCTCTCTGAGCCTTGCTGAGGGTTATCTCCCCCAACCGGCCGAGTCCTCTGAGCAGGAGCTGCATGCAATAGacccagtttctttttttccttcttcctctctctcaatATAACTAACCTTCCTTTAATTCACTCAAGCAGCAGCTCGTCTTAACGACTGTTTTAACCATTCTTACATGAAGAGCAGAACAGCACACGCGCCCATTGCTGAGCCCTCCCAGAGCCACGGGCAGCCGCTTACCTCCCCGGCGGTCCGCGGCGGCCCGTCGGTGCTGGCGAGCAGCGTGGCCACGGGCGGGCAGCGCCTTCCCCTCTTCCCACCGCTCGCCTCCCTTCCTGCCGCTGCTAAATCCCTTCCCTGCGCGCTGCCTCCTGTTATACCCGTCTGGGGCTCCGTCATCTCTCACCATAGCAACCAATAGGAAAGGATGGGCAGGCATCTCCGAGTGATTTGGGAATGTTATCCCTAAAAGCTTTTGCCTGGGAGAAGTATGTTTCTCTGAGGCGGAATAAACAAGCCAGGTAGTTTTGGTTGctgggttggttgggttttttttttttcccccccctgtcCACAGCCCCCCAGCAAGACCATCACTGCACCCCCGCAGGGTCTGGGGTTAGAGACACATTGGCAGACGGAGTGAAATCCGGGATCCTGGCCTGCGGTACACATTGATAGTTTAGCACTCAGGAAATTCGTCTTTAATTCGATGATTTCTTGCACATTTAAACTACTGATTTAAGCCAAAGCCAGTGAGCAGTGGATTTTCATCCCTGATGCCGCAGCGATGTCCgttaactttttaatattttctaagcTGTGTGATGGGTGTAGGAAGTGGGTTTTCAAAGACCTCGACCTCCTGCTGAACTCCCGTGGGATTAAGACAGGCTCTTCTTTGAATGACTCGGGGATGTCCCCTGTCAGTCTGgtgagggggcaggggggagaggcaAAGCCAGTGCCAGCGGTGTTTGGGGGAGCAGCCCCAGTCTGTGGCCAGGAGGGGACAGACGTGGCACTGGGGACAGACATGGCACTGGGTCTGGTAAGGAGAGGCTCTGAACAAGTGCCTCGCTGCTCTCTGATGCCAAAATGTGTTTGAGAAAGGAACTTTCCCAGAAGAAATGTTGGTTCTGGATCTGGAGTTACTCATTCCATGTCGTTCCTGGAAAGGAACGTTTCGAAGATCTTCAGAATATCAACAGTGACGAGATGATGCAAACTGCATCAGGAGGGGCTATTACAAGCCTGGGGAGTATGTGTGACCCTTGCTTTTGATTTACGTTTTGCAGTTCTggatgttttggttttggcttccAAGATCTGTATTCACTTCTGTCTCTGTGAGTGAGCTGCGGCTGCCAGAGAGCTGAAAACTGGGAGCAGAGATGAAAATAATTATGGGCGGGGATGGAAATGAAAGTGCTCCCAGGTGGCTTCCTGCCATTTCCATGGCTCTGTCCTGCTTACAAGAACAGGAGAATAGAGAGCTCTTAGCTGGTCCCATGCTGTGAGTAAAGTACATCCTTGCCTGCAGGGAGAGAGCTGAGGACACAAATCCGTGCTTCAGAAAGGTGGATTACACAAGGTGATAACGTTTTTGTGAGAGAACTGCTTACGGCGTTTGGGTTGTTGAGTTTACCAGTGTTCACAGttgcttcaaaattaaatttcagttgTTGACAAATAAGATGTGTTagcaggaggagaggaaaccGAGAAAAACAGGAATAGCTGGATTAGGCCAGCAAAGGGTCCTGCTGACCTTTCTCCATGCAGTGATCAATCCCACTAGCTCAAAGGAAACTGCAGCAAAGCTTTCAGTGGTGTTGGTATTACCTGCTCCCAAAATCAAGCTTGCACCAGTTTATGCTGGTGATGAGCTTGAAATTCTCATTTCCCAGGATGAGGTGATGCCAAAACCATGCCGGTGccagagctgctccagccctggTGTTCCCCATACCTGCAGGTGGACCCAGCCTTTGGCCCTGCCTGGGACTCCCTGCTCCTCGCCATAGGATGCAAACTGCGGGCACGCTCCAATGGCCAGCAGAAACTGAGCCATTTTCTGCCATTCAGCCACTTATAAAACACAGCAGGTTGCCAAGTCTCCTACAAAGAAGCTGCAAAATTACCAGCAACGCACTACTTACTGCTCATTAACCACTTCTTAGCTCTGTAAATGCTTTAGATTGGgcttcatttatgtattttcatgagtacttctgtttttcttggcaCTGCCAGACCCAGGGTCATGCCAGACTTGCTGGAAATCCCTGGTTCCCTCCCCTGGTTGAATTTGCCCCCCCTTTTTAACGAGCATGCAGGCAGATGTAACCTGAAGGACAGTGCATGCTGCAGGCACTCGCAAAAATAGTTACAGCGTGCAAATGGGATAGAGCCACTCTATTTTCTGCTGCCgtgtctgcagcagcagcacaaaggcGTTAAGGAGCTGTGGTTGCTGCAGGTGGTGTTGGCAGCGGGGGCTGCTGATCCCCTCTAACAGACTGCGTGGGCTGTCTACCTGGCCTGCCACGGCCATCGGCTTGTTGTAAGTAATAGCAGTCTATACAGTCACTGAAAATCAGTAGTCGGTATAGCAAGGCATTATGCTGAGACACAGCATATACACTGACACGGCCTCTATACACAGAATATACACAGACACAGTCTCAATACAGTATATAAACAAGCCTGCTACTTTGTACATGACCCGTCCATCCCAGCTAGGGAATATGGAGGTTTTTTGCATGAAAGTCTTAGCAACCGGCTAATACAGCTGAATATGGTAAAAGCTTTATAGGGAGAGTGAAGGTTGCTTGCGGCAGGGGAAGGAACCACGCCATATTCAGGCTGATTAACTTACAGACCTTCCTCTGACTTTTTGAGAGACCCGTCT encodes:
- the FNDC9 gene encoding fibronectin type III domain-containing protein 9, which encodes MNIEVHNITYTSATVSWAMHSPCPENYYHVMYRPNWNSVFAGYLRQNFHREERVPHPLSSLVLHRLTPSTIYVLCITCKNSYPSSNHCTTFHTLDKTPLVFGGSKHEPTTSMWMVSSLLLLCFIALLAYGCLQFWSARCHQAARLKHPDASPEEVGEGSSSPEGPLNDGLREELLEVPMTTVLMRSSSFMRESPYSSPHCFFSYKTSDDKRAILPQHGLQ